One Streptosporangium becharense genomic window, GCCGGGCACCGTCCCGGCCTGCCGGGGTGGCCGGTCACCCCTCTGCGGGCAGTGGCTGGACCCCGGTGTACAGGCGGGCGACGACGTCCTCGATGGAGTCCTCCTCGGGGGCGGTGGCGCGCAGTTCGTCGAGGGTGCCGTCGAAGGCGAGGCTGCCGTGGTCGATGAGCATGACCCGGCGGCAGAGTTTCTCGATGTCGCCGAGGTCGTGGGTGGTCAGCAGGACGGTGGTGCCGTGCTCGGCGTTGAGGCGGCGCAGGAAGTCGCGCATGGCGGCCTTGCTGACCACGTCCAGGCCGATGGTCGGCTCGTCCAGCACCAGGACGGCCGGGTCGTGCAGCAGGGCGGCGGTGACGTCGCCCCGCATGCGCTGACCGAGGCTGAGCTGGCGGACCGGGGTGGTCAGGAAGTCGGAGAGGCCGAGCAGGTCTGTCAGCTCGGCCAGCCGACGCCGGAAATCCTTTTGATCTACTTTGTACAGGTGTCGGACCAGTTCGAAACTGTCCCGCAGCGGGAGATCCCACCACAGGGTGGTGCGCTGGCCGAAGACCACCCCGATCCTGCGGGCCAACTCCACGCGGCGGTGTGTCGGGTCGAGCCCGGCCACCCGCAGGTTTCCCGAGGTCGGCGCCAGGATGCCGGTGATCATCTTGATGGTGGTCGACTTGCCCGCGCCGTTGGGGCCCAGGTAGCCGACGAACTCCCCGGCGTGCACGGTGAACGACAAGTCCCGTACGGCGTGCACGGTCTTCGCGGTCCTGCGACGGCCCACGGTGAAGGAGCGGCCGACCCGGTCGAGTTCGATCATTTTTCAGCTCCCCGTCGAGCGGTAGCGGCGGACACCCGTCCGCCAGGCGAGGGCGGCGACGGCGGCGATGGCGACCGCAGCCAGAGGTGAGGCGAACCTGAGCCAGTGGGGCAGGCCGAAAGGGTCCTCGCGATCCAGGACGAACAGCGCGGGCTGCCAGTTCACGAACGCCAGCGGCACCACGAAGGTCACGCCTCGGACGAGTTCGGCACCGTAGACGCTCAGCGGGTACTGCGTCAGAGCGCTGCCACCGTAGGTGAAGGCGTTGGCCACCTCGGGGGCGTCGGTGAGCAGGAACTGCAGGGCACCGCCGAGGGTGAAGATCGAGGTGAAGATGACGATCCCGCACAGGATCATCAACGGGATCATCCAGGCCCTGCTCCAGGGGACGTCGAGCTGGGGCAGGGCGATGGCGAGTACCACGATCGCCTGGGTGACGCGGCCCAGACGTTGCACGCCGAAGCGGTCGACGGCCATCTGGACGAACGCGCCGGCCGGGCGGATCAGCATGGTGTCGAACCCGCCGGTCCTGATCTGCTCACTGAGCCGCGTGACGTTGCCGAAGAGCATGTCGGAGACGGCGAAGGCCAGTTCCGTGGTGCCGTACAGGAACATCACCTCGGCCAGCCCGAACCCGGCGAGCGTCTCGGTGTGCTGGAAGATCAGCAGGATCGCCGTCACGTCCAGGACGTTCACCGCGAGGGAGCCCAGGATCATCATGGCGAACTGCGCGCGGTACTGCGCGGACGCCCGCAGCCACGTCCAGGCCAGCAGCAGGTAGGTCCTCACCACGGGCGACCGCCTCCGGTCCGTCGCGCGGCGGTCGTGTGGTCAGCCACCCTGGATCACGACCTTCCGGCGGGCGGCGCGGGTGGCCAGCGCACCCAGCAGCAGCAGCGCCGCCGCCCAGGCCGCTTGGAAGCCGAGCGCTTCGAGGCCGTCGCGCTTGCCGAGGTAGACGTCGGCGGGCACCTGGACCATCGCGGACCAGGGCAGGGCGTCGGCCAGGACGCCGAACCAGCCGGGGAAGAGGTTCAGCGGCAGGGTGATGCCGCTGAAGAAGAGTGTCAGGATCAGGGAGAGGGCCTGCACGCCCCGGTCGTCGATCACCCAGCAGGCCGACAGCGCCACCAGATAGCGCCAGCCGAAGCTGACGACCACCGCGAGGACGAAACTGGCCGCGAAGAACAGCCAGGCCGCGGGGGTCGGCGGGGTGACGATGCCGAACAGCGCGGCGCCGAGGGCCATCGGCGGCAGGCTGCGCAGCAGGAAGAGGTAGGCGGCCCGGCCAAGGTCGTCGGCCAGGCTCCACATCTGCAGGGACGCCGGGCGGACCAGGTCGACGGCGACGTCGCCGCTGCGGACGCGGCCGGACAGCTCCATGGTGCCGAAGACCTGCATGGGACCGATGCACGCCTGACTGAGGAAGCAGAAGGTCACGGCGTCGACGACGTCGTATCCGGCGAGGCCGGGGCGGGCCTGCCAGAGGGCGATCAGGATGTAGGCGCGCAGGATCCCGAAGACGGTGTTGGTGAACGCTCCGGCGAGGGCGGCGGCACGGTAGGAGGAATGCCGGCGGAAGCCGTACCGGGCGATACGCAGGTAGAGCGGGAAGAAGACTGCCTCCAGAGCCGGTCAGGACAACCCTCCTATATTCCTCGTGGTCCTCCGGCCGGGCAACGAGTTTTCCGGTCACCGGTTCCCGGCCGGTCCGGCCTGGTCGCTCCGGTCTGGTCGGGGTGGTCGGATCCGCTCCGGATCGCTCTGGTCCGGTCCGGGCTGCGGAAGGGGCGGGCGTGACTCCTGGTTTCCGGGGAAGCGGGGGCTGGAGTGTTCGGCCATGACGAAGGAGTGGATGGGGCGGTGAGGTACGTATCTGTCATTCTCCCGACACATCCCCTCGCCGATAGAAGGATGTTCTGCGGGGAATGCTCCCCGGTGGAGGTGCGCATGCACGACGAGCTCGACATCGACGTCTGTCCCGCCTACCCCTTCAGCTGGCAGGCGGCGGCCCTCAGCATGATCATGCACAGCACCTTCAAACCGATCTCCGGCCTGCTGCTCCGGACCGGTGCCGGGATCGCCGCGGCCTCCCGGATCGCCACACTGGCCGCGCGGGTCCCGCTTCCCCTGCCCGTCCACGTGACCGTGACGCCGGACGGTGACGGACCCTGCCCCAGTGAGTGGGTCCGCGCGGGGGAGGACCTCGACGAGGACAAGGTGCTGCTGTACTTCCACGGCGGCGCCTACTTCGCCTGCTCCCCGGCGACCCACCGGCCGATCACCTGGCGGCTGTCCGCCGCGGCCGGGCGGCCGGTGCTGGCCGTCGACTACCGTCAGGGCCCGGTGCACACGCTGGCCGAGTCGCTGCACGACGCGATCGCCGCCTACGAGGGCCTGTTGGAATGCGGCTACGACCCGGCCGACATCATCGTCGCCGGCGACTCCGCGGGCGGGCATCTCACCCTGGCGACTCTCCTGGCGCTCCGCGACCGCGGTGTGCCGCTGCCCGCCGCCGCGGTGTGCCTGTCGCCGTGGGCCGACCTCACCGGCACGCCTCGCCGGGTCAACCGCCTGCTGGACCCGATGATCCCGGCCGGTCGCGTCGACTGGCTCGCCCGCCGCTGGACGGCCGGGCTCGACCCCCACGACCCGCTGATCTCGCCGGTGCTCGGCGACTACACCGGCCTGCCGCCGCTGATGGTCGTCACCGGCTCCACCGAGGTCCTCCGGGACGAGGGCCGCCGGGTCGCCGAGCAGGCACGGTCCGCCGGGGTGCCGGTCACGTATGAGGAGTGGCCCCGGATGCCGCACGTCTTCGCGATCCTGGCGGACGTCGTCCCCGAGGCCCGCCGGGTCTACCCGCACATCGCCCGGTTCCTGGCCGCGGCGCAGAACCTGCCGGTCCGTGAGGTGCCGGCCCACGGGACGTCCGCCGCGGCGGCCGGGCAGGAAGCGGGTCTCGCGCGGCCGGGCTCCGCGGCGGCCTGAGCCGCCCCGCCCTCCCGGCTGGTTCCGCTTGCGCGGCTGTTCTTTTCCTCTCCGTCATCCCCGGTCGTCGTCCCCCTCCTGTGGCCGTCCCCTCCGCCCGGCTGCTTCCTCCACTCCGGTCGCAGCCGTCTCTGGGACCTCACCGGGTCCGTGTCGCATCACCCATGCCTTACCTGGAGGCATCATTCGCCTTACCCGCGATATCTCTTGGCGCAGGTGAGGGGTGAAATCCCCGCGAACCGGTCACAGTGTGCTTGCCGCGGCTCGCACACGAGAGGTCCGACGACATGGCGCCTGGGGGAACCGGTTCCGGGAACGGCATGCCGCCCGGGGTGCGACCGCTGACCGCGGGCGACCCGGCCGCCATCGGAGGCCGTCCGCTGCTCGGCCGCCTCGGTGCCGGCGGCATGGGTGTGGTCTACCTGGCCGGGCATCCGCGGGGCGGGGTGGCGGCGCTCAAGACGCTCCACCCGGAGCATCTCCACGACGCCGTGCTTCGTGCCCGTTTCGCGGAGGAGGTGGAGTTCTCCCGGCGGGTGGTCCCGTTCTGCACGGCCGCGGTGGTGGAGGACGGCGTCGACGGCGACCGCCCCTATCTCGTCTCGGAGTATGTTCCCGGGCCCGCGTTGTCGCGGGTGGTCGCCGCCTGGGGCCCGCTCCCCGCGGACCTGACCTACGGGGTCGCCCTCGGGATGGCCGCCGCACTGGTGGCGGTGCACGAGGCGGGGCTGGTCCACCGCGACCTCAAGCCGGGCAACGTGCTGCTGTCGGACACCGGTCCCCGGCTGATCGACCTCGGTATCGCCAGGGACGTCACCGGCGTGGACGCGCACACGCGGGCCGGTCAGGTGATGGGCAGTCCCGGCTGGGTCTCGCCGGAGCGCCTCACCGGCGGGCTCGCACTGCCCGCCTCGGACGTCTTCGCCTGGGGCTGCGTGGTCGCGTACGCGGCGACCGGCCGCCATCCGTTCGGCGGTGGCGGGCATGACGAGCTGAGC contains:
- a CDS encoding ABC transporter ATP-binding protein, whose product is MIELDRVGRSFTVGRRRTAKTVHAVRDLSFTVHAGEFVGYLGPNGAGKSTTIKMITGILAPTSGNLRVAGLDPTHRRVELARRIGVVFGQRTTLWWDLPLRDSFELVRHLYKVDQKDFRRRLAELTDLLGLSDFLTTPVRQLSLGQRMRGDVTAALLHDPAVLVLDEPTIGLDVVSKAAMRDFLRRLNAEHGTTVLLTTHDLGDIEKLCRRVMLIDHGSLAFDGTLDELRATAPEEDSIEDVVARLYTGVQPLPAEG
- a CDS encoding ABC transporter permease: MVRTYLLLAWTWLRASAQYRAQFAMMILGSLAVNVLDVTAILLIFQHTETLAGFGLAEVMFLYGTTELAFAVSDMLFGNVTRLSEQIRTGGFDTMLIRPAGAFVQMAVDRFGVQRLGRVTQAIVVLAIALPQLDVPWSRAWMIPLMILCGIVIFTSIFTLGGALQFLLTDAPEVANAFTYGGSALTQYPLSVYGAELVRGVTFVVPLAFVNWQPALFVLDREDPFGLPHWLRFASPLAAVAIAAVAALAWRTGVRRYRSTGS
- a CDS encoding ABC transporter permease, whose translation is MRIARYGFRRHSSYRAAALAGAFTNTVFGILRAYILIALWQARPGLAGYDVVDAVTFCFLSQACIGPMQVFGTMELSGRVRSGDVAVDLVRPASLQMWSLADDLGRAAYLFLLRSLPPMALGAALFGIVTPPTPAAWLFFAASFVLAVVVSFGWRYLVALSACWVIDDRGVQALSLILTLFFSGITLPLNLFPGWFGVLADALPWSAMVQVPADVYLGKRDGLEALGFQAAWAAALLLLGALATRAARRKVVIQGG
- a CDS encoding alpha/beta hydrolase; translated protein: MHDELDIDVCPAYPFSWQAAALSMIMHSTFKPISGLLLRTGAGIAAASRIATLAARVPLPLPVHVTVTPDGDGPCPSEWVRAGEDLDEDKVLLYFHGGAYFACSPATHRPITWRLSAAAGRPVLAVDYRQGPVHTLAESLHDAIAAYEGLLECGYDPADIIVAGDSAGGHLTLATLLALRDRGVPLPAAAVCLSPWADLTGTPRRVNRLLDPMIPAGRVDWLARRWTAGLDPHDPLISPVLGDYTGLPPLMVVTGSTEVLRDEGRRVAEQARSAGVPVTYEEWPRMPHVFAILADVVPEARRVYPHIARFLAAAQNLPVREVPAHGTSAAAAGQEAGLARPGSAAA
- a CDS encoding serine/threonine-protein kinase, with the translated sequence MAPGGTGSGNGMPPGVRPLTAGDPAAIGGRPLLGRLGAGGMGVVYLAGHPRGGVAALKTLHPEHLHDAVLRARFAEEVEFSRRVVPFCTAAVVEDGVDGDRPYLVSEYVPGPALSRVVAAWGPLPADLTYGVALGMAAALVAVHEAGLVHRDLKPGNVLLSDTGPRLIDLGIARDVTGVDAHTRAGQVMGSPGWVSPERLTGGLALPASDVFAWGCVVAYAATGRHPFGGGGHDELSRRILLEQPCLASVPAPLRPAVEASVAKNPADRPRAADLLGALLAVGGAGAPRDRREAVAGALARIWVPVPHPPRPGRHRLVPGGPA